In Feifania hominis, the following are encoded in one genomic region:
- a CDS encoding RnfABCDGE type electron transport complex subunit D → MDDSRLIVSASPHITSDVTTRRLMGNVCVALLPTLLASALIFGPRVLLVVGVTVFACVVFEYLYCVMMKKDIPVGDLSAVVTGLLLAYNLPATIPLWMAIVGAFVAIVIAKQLFGGIGFNFANPAIVGRIVLSLSFATRMTSYIYPRTSVDALSSATPLQVDFGADVPYWELFLGTHGGVLGETCALTLLLGGLYLIATKVISPMIPASYIGTVVIMSLIFKQDILYQLLSGGLLLGAFFMATDYVTSPFTERGKLVYGIGLGIITCGIRFFGTSAEGVSYAILLMNILVPYINVLTRQKVLGAKRRVRKTAGGAAK, encoded by the coding sequence ATGGATGACAGCCGTCTGATTGTCTCAGCCTCGCCCCACATCACAAGCGATGTGACGACGAGGCGGCTCATGGGCAATGTCTGTGTGGCGCTGCTGCCGACGCTCCTCGCCTCGGCTCTGATCTTCGGACCGAGGGTTCTGCTGGTCGTCGGCGTGACGGTCTTCGCCTGTGTGGTATTTGAGTATCTCTACTGTGTTATGATGAAGAAGGACATTCCGGTCGGCGACCTCTCGGCCGTCGTGACGGGACTTCTTCTCGCGTACAACCTGCCTGCCACCATACCGCTGTGGATGGCGATTGTCGGCGCCTTTGTGGCGATTGTTATCGCAAAGCAGCTCTTCGGCGGCATCGGGTTCAACTTTGCAAACCCGGCCATTGTCGGGCGCATTGTGCTCTCGCTGAGCTTTGCCACCCGCATGACGAGCTACATCTACCCGAGAACCTCGGTGGACGCGCTCTCGTCGGCGACGCCTCTGCAGGTGGATTTTGGCGCAGACGTGCCCTACTGGGAGCTCTTTCTCGGCACCCACGGCGGCGTTCTCGGCGAGACCTGCGCGCTGACGCTGCTGCTCGGCGGGCTCTATCTGATCGCCACAAAGGTCATAAGCCCCATGATCCCAGCGAGCTACATCGGCACGGTCGTGATCATGAGCCTGATCTTCAAACAGGATATTCTCTATCAGCTGCTCTCGGGCGGGCTGCTGCTCGGTGCTTTCTTCATGGCGACCGACTATGTCACATCGCCTTTCACCGAGCGCGGCAAGCTCGTCTACGGTATCGGCCTGGGCATCATCACCTGCGGCATCCGCTTCTTTGGGACGAGCGCGGAGGGTGTTTCCTATGCGATTTTGCTGATGAATATCCTCGTGCCCTACATCAATGTGCTGACACGGCAGAAAGTGCTCGGCGCGAAGAGACGCGTGCGAAAAACGGCAGGAGGTGCGGCAAAATGA
- a CDS encoding FMN-binding protein — MSEKKPATTWSRIVKPIVVLTVICLLTSFALALTNDLTKDIIDEKQNAAAFAARRELLPEADGFDKVELTMDGVRDVYVATNGVGTVITGVEKGYDGDVPIMVAFDNDGVILRIAVLENGETMGIGKQIEEESYKERFVGLRADSYQPSDVDIISNATFSSNAATGAVAHAAQAFLAVKGGA, encoded by the coding sequence ATGAGTGAAAAGAAACCTGCTACCACATGGAGCCGCATCGTCAAGCCCATTGTGGTGCTGACTGTGATCTGTCTTCTGACCTCGTTTGCGCTCGCGCTGACAAACGATCTGACAAAAGACATCATCGACGAAAAGCAGAACGCCGCGGCCTTTGCCGCACGGCGTGAGCTTCTGCCCGAGGCGGACGGATTCGACAAGGTGGAGCTCACCATGGACGGCGTGCGCGACGTGTATGTGGCCACAAATGGGGTTGGAACGGTCATCACCGGCGTGGAGAAAGGCTATGACGGGGACGTGCCCATCATGGTGGCCTTTGACAACGACGGCGTCATTCTCAGAATTGCCGTCTTGGAAAACGGCGAGACGATGGGCATCGGCAAGCAGATCGAGGAGGAGTCCTATAAGGAGCGTTTCGTCGGGCTCAGAGCCGACAGCTACCAGCCCTCTGACGTCGACATCATCAGCAACGCCACCTTTTCAAGCAACGCCGCGACCGGCGCGGTGGCGCATGCTGCCCAGGCATTTCTCGCCGTGAAAGGGGGCGCGTAA
- the rsxE gene encoding electron transport complex subunit RsxE: MREKLSIVTKGFIKENPVLRLVLGTCPTLAITTLASNGIGMGLAATFVLICSNMAISALRKVIPDQVRIPAYITVIAGFVSIVQMLVKAFFPALDQSLGIYLPLIVVNCIILGRAEMFASKNGVFASALDGLGMGIGFTLTLTVMGSIRELLGAGTLFGLRIIPEAIDPIGILITPPGGFFVFGCMMAAAIAISSKGGKKVKINSCGGCPAGDSCPSKGACD; encoded by the coding sequence ATGAGAGAGAAACTGTCCATTGTCACAAAGGGATTCATCAAGGAGAATCCCGTGCTGCGCCTTGTGCTCGGCACCTGTCCGACCCTCGCCATCACGACTCTCGCTTCAAATGGCATCGGCATGGGGCTCGCGGCGACCTTTGTGCTCATCTGCTCCAACATGGCGATTTCGGCGCTGCGCAAGGTCATTCCCGACCAGGTGCGCATCCCGGCCTATATCACGGTGATCGCGGGGTTTGTCAGCATCGTTCAGATGCTTGTCAAGGCGTTCTTCCCGGCACTTGACCAGTCGCTCGGCATCTATCTGCCGCTGATTGTGGTCAACTGCATCATCCTCGGCCGCGCCGAGATGTTCGCCTCGAAAAACGGGGTGTTTGCCTCGGCGCTCGACGGCCTCGGCATGGGCATCGGCTTTACGCTCACGCTGACCGTCATGGGCTCGATTCGTGAGCTGCTCGGCGCGGGCACGCTCTTCGGGCTTCGCATCATCCCCGAGGCAATTGACCCGATCGGCATTCTCATCACCCCGCCCGGAGGCTTCTTTGTCTTCGGCTGCATGATGGCGGCTGCAATCGCCATCAGCTCAAAGGGCGGCAAAAAGGTGAAGATCAACTCCTGCGGCGGATGCCCCGCCGGCGATTCCTGCCCGTCGAAAGGAGCGTGTGACTGA
- a CDS encoding electron transport complex protein RnfA, translated as MAVRLAMIFFSMILVDNYVLAKFLGICPFLGVSKKLDSAVGMSVAVTFVMVLATAVTHPLYTYLLVPNQLEYLNTIAFILVIAILVQLVETILKKFIPALYKSLGVYLPLITTNCAILGVTLLNIDNGYNFAESIVCAAGAGIGFLVAMVLFSGVRRRLEDAKPPKPFEGLPITLVAASMVSMSFMGFGGIIEAIFK; from the coding sequence ATGGCTGTAAGACTTGCCATGATCTTCTTTTCGATGATTCTGGTTGACAACTATGTACTCGCGAAATTCCTCGGCATCTGTCCGTTTCTCGGCGTGTCAAAGAAGCTTGACTCCGCCGTCGGCATGAGCGTTGCGGTCACCTTTGTCATGGTGCTCGCAACCGCCGTCACCCATCCGCTTTACACCTATCTGCTCGTGCCGAACCAGCTCGAGTATCTCAACACCATTGCGTTCATTCTGGTCATCGCCATTCTGGTGCAGCTGGTGGAGACCATTCTCAAGAAGTTCATCCCGGCGCTCTACAAGTCGCTCGGTGTCTATCTGCCGCTGATCACCACCAACTGCGCGATTCTCGGCGTGACGCTGCTCAACATCGACAACGGCTACAACTTCGCCGAGAGCATTGTGTGCGCGGCAGGCGCGGGCATCGGGTTTTTGGTGGCCATGGTGCTCTTCTCGGGCGTGCGCCGCCGGCTGGAGGACGCGAAGCCGCCCAAGCCCTTTGAGGGGCTGCCCATCACGCTGGTTGCGGCGAGCATGGTCTCCATGTCGTTTATGGGCTTCGGCGGCATCATCGAAGCAATCTTCAAATAG
- a CDS encoding RnfABCDGE type electron transport complex subunit B, protein MSGIIIAVLIITGIGVLGAIILVAASVFFHVEEDTRVTEITGILPGANCGACGYAGCADYAKAIVTAGAPVNKCIPGGKKTADAVGAVMGVQSGKVEQPKAFVACQGSYDNTSDKYKYEGISSCKACNALYSGPTLCRYGCLGYGDCTRVCKFDAIRVVNGVAKVDREKCTGCGACAKVCPDGIIHMIPENEKPVVMCANKDKGAVTRKNCSHGCIGCKKCEKLCPNGAITVTDNVAFIDMEKCDGCLKCMEGCPVKAINVPPKTCDFQ, encoded by the coding sequence GTGAGTGGAATAATTATCGCGGTTCTGATCATCACGGGCATCGGCGTCCTCGGAGCGATCATTCTGGTGGCGGCTTCGGTCTTCTTTCACGTGGAGGAGGACACCCGCGTGACCGAGATCACCGGCATCCTTCCGGGCGCCAACTGCGGCGCCTGCGGCTATGCCGGCTGCGCGGACTATGCCAAGGCCATCGTCACGGCGGGAGCGCCGGTCAACAAGTGCATCCCCGGCGGCAAAAAGACCGCCGACGCGGTGGGCGCCGTCATGGGCGTCCAGTCGGGCAAGGTGGAGCAGCCCAAGGCCTTTGTAGCCTGCCAGGGCAGCTATGACAACACCTCCGACAAGTACAAGTATGAGGGCATCAGCTCCTGTAAGGCGTGCAACGCCCTCTACAGCGGACCGACGCTCTGCCGCTACGGCTGCCTCGGCTACGGCGACTGCACGAGGGTGTGCAAGTTCGACGCCATCCGCGTGGTCAACGGCGTCGCGAAAGTCGACCGCGAGAAGTGCACAGGCTGCGGCGCCTGCGCAAAGGTCTGCCCGGACGGCATCATCCATATGATTCCCGAAAACGAGAAGCCGGTGGTCATGTGCGCCAACAAGGACAAGGGCGCCGTCACCCGCAAGAACTGCTCGCACGGGTGCATCGGCTGCAAGAAGTGCGAGAAGCTCTGCCCGAACGGAGCCATCACGGTGACGGACAACGTCGCGTTCATCGATATGGAGAAGTGCGACGGCTGCCTCAAGTGCATGGAGGGCTGTCCGGTCAAGGCGATCAATGTGCCGCCGAAGACCTGTGACTTTCAGTAG
- a CDS encoding NusG domain II-containing protein produces the protein MKLKIKLADILIIVAVLSLAGALFFLPRLWQRPGGEAVVEVGGEVVERIALDGPDGEIEVSAGELHFVLERRGGAVAMREIDCPDRVCMRTGFVRDTGESIVCLPNRVIVRVEGARVGEVDIVAG, from the coding sequence ATGAAGCTCAAAATCAAGCTCGCCGACATTCTCATCATTGTGGCAGTGCTCTCGCTTGCGGGGGCACTGTTTTTCCTGCCCCGGCTCTGGCAGCGCCCGGGCGGCGAGGCTGTGGTGGAGGTCGGCGGCGAGGTCGTCGAGCGCATTGCGCTCGATGGACCGGACGGGGAGATCGAGGTCTCGGCGGGAGAGCTGCACTTTGTTCTGGAGAGGCGCGGCGGCGCCGTCGCCATGCGCGAGATCGACTGTCCCGACCGGGTCTGTATGCGCACGGGATTTGTCCGTGATACGGGCGAGAGCATCGTCTGCCTGCCGAATCGCGTGATTGTGCGCGTAGAGGGAGCGCGAGTGGGGGAGGTCGACATTGTTGCAGGATAA
- a CDS encoding Gx transporter family protein codes for MLQDNRRAFGGFTPVRRLVTTALLISMALVLAWLERLLPAELVAPIPGIKLGLPNIITLFALYHTDMRTALTVVFGRTLLAALLFGNPASFAFSLMGGLFALAAMAALRRGYGSVFTPLGVSVLGAAFHNIGQICAAAAVMRTAGVFSYLAVLLVSAVPTGLLTGLVFELVNERLSKIVLFGR; via the coding sequence TTGTTGCAGGATAACCGCAGGGCATTTGGTGGCTTCACGCCCGTGCGCCGGCTCGTCACAACGGCGCTTCTCATCTCCATGGCGCTTGTGCTCGCGTGGCTCGAGCGGCTGCTCCCGGCGGAGCTGGTCGCGCCGATTCCGGGCATCAAACTGGGTCTGCCGAACATCATCACGCTCTTTGCGCTGTACCATACCGATATGCGCACGGCGCTCACGGTCGTTTTTGGGCGCACACTTCTCGCGGCGCTGCTGTTCGGCAACCCCGCGAGCTTTGCGTTCTCGCTGATGGGGGGGCTGTTCGCTCTCGCCGCAATGGCGGCGCTGCGCCGCGGGTATGGCAGTGTGTTTACGCCGCTCGGTGTGAGCGTGCTGGGCGCGGCCTTTCACAACATCGGTCAGATCTGCGCGGCGGCGGCCGTCATGCGCACCGCAGGGGTGTTCTCCTACCTCGCGGTGCTGCTGGTCAGCGCGGTGCCGACCGGACTTCTGACGGGGCTCGTATTTGAACTGGTAAACGAGAGGCTCTCAAAAATCGTGCTGTTTGGCCGATGA
- a CDS encoding RNA polymerase sigma factor, with the protein MKGVKNMRDESWRTNDIENAVRKYADMVYRIALARTRSESDAQDVFQEVFLRYCRHRDKLTDETHERAWLARVTINCSKSLLRSAWNRRTVPLDESLPFCEPEASGVYEAVMALPVKYRTVVHLHYGEGFTLSEIAQTLHTNENTVKTRLRRAREQLRTTLKGERDDV; encoded by the coding sequence ATGAAAGGGGTGAAGAACATGCGTGACGAATCGTGGCGTACGAACGATATCGAAAACGCGGTCAGAAAATATGCCGATATGGTGTACCGTATCGCGCTTGCCCGCACACGCAGTGAATCCGATGCACAGGATGTGTTTCAGGAGGTCTTTCTGCGCTACTGCAGGCACCGCGACAAATTGACCGACGAGACCCATGAGCGCGCTTGGCTTGCGCGGGTGACAATCAACTGCTCAAAGAGCCTGCTGCGCTCGGCGTGGAACCGGAGAACCGTGCCGCTCGACGAGAGTCTGCCCTTCTGCGAACCGGAGGCGAGCGGAGTCTACGAGGCGGTCATGGCGCTGCCGGTGAAGTACCGCACAGTTGTCCACCTGCACTACGGCGAGGGCTTTACGCTCAGTGAGATCGCGCAGACGCTTCACACCAACGAAAATACCGTAAAAACCCGGCTGCGCCGCGCCCGCGAGCAGCTGCGCACGACCCTGAAAGGAGAGAGGGACGATGTTTGA
- a CDS encoding serpin family protein yields MFEEYRRAAEKIHAPQSLVQTVIQNTEKKRNKPRAWRYGAALAAVALVLTVSILLWQSAPVAYAIAEPEYPGRVKFDDYEASREKWSIELDEEFLNNLGGFSYRSAGVLADAGEKNAMYSPLSFYMALAVLAQSASDETQQEIVAALGMRSIDQIESQTAKLYRRLYTDNEIGQLKIASSLWFAEGLNVKEAFLEQTARNYYAGSYRADFSSGEAAQRMAKWVSDNTGGLLGGDPAALQSDPMTLMSILNTVYFHDEWVDRFNADRTAEDTFYLADGSTVRCDFLNSRYSSHGYAHGDGYTRSSLSFKNGSRMVFVLPHEGVTPESILSDPDRLRAALTGEGAQESGGMGEVVFQIPKFDFSTDLDLTALARELGIERAFSADAEFDNLLDGPQLLEYPLSVGSMRQQTSIAIDENGCEAAAFTRIDYTGAAMPEGRADMILNRPFLFAVTGIDDVPLFIGVVNNPILQ; encoded by the coding sequence ATGTTTGAAGAGTACCGCAGAGCGGCCGAGAAGATTCACGCGCCGCAATCGCTCGTTCAGACTGTCATACAGAACACAGAGAAGAAAAGAAACAAACCGCGCGCCTGGCGCTATGGAGCGGCGCTTGCCGCCGTGGCGCTGGTGCTCACCGTGTCCATTCTGCTCTGGCAGAGCGCGCCGGTGGCCTATGCCATCGCCGAGCCGGAGTACCCCGGACGAGTGAAATTCGACGACTATGAGGCCTCGCGGGAGAAGTGGTCCATCGAGCTTGACGAGGAGTTTCTTAATAACCTCGGCGGCTTTTCCTACCGGTCGGCGGGCGTGCTCGCCGACGCGGGGGAGAAAAATGCCATGTATTCGCCGCTGAGCTTCTATATGGCCCTCGCCGTGCTCGCACAGAGCGCTTCGGACGAGACACAGCAGGAAATTGTCGCGGCGCTCGGCATGCGGAGCATCGACCAGATCGAATCGCAGACCGCAAAGCTCTACCGCAGGCTCTACACCGACAATGAGATCGGCCAGCTCAAAATAGCAAGCTCGCTCTGGTTTGCAGAGGGTCTGAATGTCAAAGAGGCGTTTCTGGAGCAGACCGCCCGGAATTACTACGCCGGCTCCTACCGGGCGGACTTCTCAAGCGGCGAGGCCGCGCAGCGCATGGCAAAGTGGGTGTCGGACAACACCGGCGGCCTGCTCGGCGGCGACCCTGCGGCGCTTCAGAGCGACCCGATGACGCTGATGAGCATTTTGAACACCGTCTACTTCCACGACGAGTGGGTCGACCGCTTCAACGCCGACAGGACGGCTGAGGACACCTTTTATCTCGCCGACGGCAGCACGGTGCGCTGCGACTTTCTCAACAGCCGCTATTCGAGCCACGGCTACGCGCACGGCGACGGCTACACCCGCTCGAGCCTCTCCTTTAAAAACGGCTCAAGGATGGTGTTTGTGCTGCCCCACGAGGGCGTCACGCCCGAGAGCATTCTAAGCGACCCCGACCGCCTGCGCGCCGCCCTCACAGGCGAGGGAGCGCAGGAGAGCGGCGGAATGGGCGAGGTAGTTTTCCAGATTCCGAAGTTTGACTTTTCCACCGATCTCGACCTCACAGCGCTCGCGCGTGAGCTCGGCATCGAGCGCGCCTTTTCGGCGGACGCCGAGTTTGACAATCTCCTGGACGGCCCGCAATTGCTCGAGTATCCGCTGTCAGTCGGTTCCATGCGGCAGCAGACCTCAATTGCGATCGATGAGAACGGCTGCGAGGCGGCGGCGTTCACCCGCATCGACTATACGGGTGCGGCCATGCCCGAGGGACGGGCCGACATGATCTTAAATCGGCCGTTTCTCTTTGCCGTCACGGGAATTGACGATGTGCCGCTCTTCATCGGCGTGGTCAACAACCCTATTTTGCAATAG
- a CDS encoding MATE family efflux transporter: protein MNRDLTVGRPETVLWKFCLPLFGSIVFQQLYNIADSLVAGKFIGENALAAVGNSYEVTLIFIAFAFGCNIGCSVIVSQLFGARRYTQMKTAVYTTLLASAVLCAALMAGRLLFSGGLLELIRTPAEVMADSKLYLNIYILGLPFMFFYNVSTGIFSALGDSRTPFLFLAASSLSNIAVDILFVTAFHMGVDGVAWATFLCQGVSCVLAVWVIFRRLARIVTPEPVPVYSWGLLKRIALIAIPSTLQQSFISVGNIVIQGVINGFGPSVMAGYCAAVKLNNLVITSFTTLGNGISNFTAQNIGAQKPERVKQGFSAGLKMVWLLCVPLAAGYFFGGRQLLRLFLDNPTGTAVRAGIEFLRMLAPFYFVVSAKLVADGILRGAGKMKPFMAATFTDLALRVVLAAALSTVWGTVGIWSAWPIGWSVAALMSMLFYRSGPGRTAAYESLREPSAQPVGPAS from the coding sequence ATGAACAGAGACCTGACCGTAGGAAGACCCGAAACCGTCCTGTGGAAGTTTTGTCTGCCCCTGTTCGGCAGCATTGTCTTTCAGCAGCTGTACAACATTGCCGACAGTTTGGTGGCGGGCAAATTCATCGGCGAAAATGCTCTGGCCGCAGTTGGAAACAGCTATGAGGTCACGCTGATTTTTATCGCGTTTGCCTTTGGCTGTAACATCGGCTGTTCGGTGATCGTCTCGCAGCTCTTTGGAGCAAGGCGCTACACACAGATGAAGACGGCGGTCTACACCACCCTGCTTGCAAGCGCCGTACTCTGTGCGGCTCTCATGGCCGGCAGGCTGCTTTTCAGCGGCGGCCTGCTTGAGCTGATTCGGACACCGGCCGAAGTCATGGCTGATTCAAAGCTCTACTTGAACATCTACATTCTCGGTCTTCCCTTTATGTTTTTCTACAATGTTTCAACCGGTATTTTTTCGGCGCTCGGCGATTCGCGTACCCCCTTTCTGTTTCTGGCGGCGTCTTCGCTGTCCAATATTGCCGTTGACATTCTCTTTGTCACGGCATTTCACATGGGAGTCGACGGCGTCGCCTGGGCAACGTTCCTCTGTCAGGGGGTCAGCTGTGTTCTGGCGGTATGGGTCATCTTCCGGCGTCTGGCCCGCATTGTCACACCCGAGCCTGTGCCGGTCTACTCCTGGGGCCTCTTAAAGAGAATCGCTCTCATTGCCATTCCAAGCACGCTGCAGCAGAGCTTCATCTCGGTGGGCAACATCGTCATTCAGGGTGTCATCAACGGATTTGGGCCGAGTGTTATGGCCGGTTACTGCGCGGCGGTAAAACTCAACAATCTGGTGATCACTTCCTTTACCACGCTCGGAAACGGCATTTCAAATTTCACCGCCCAGAACATCGGCGCGCAGAAGCCCGAGCGGGTGAAGCAGGGCTTTTCCGCCGGGCTCAAAATGGTCTGGCTGCTCTGTGTTCCACTGGCTGCCGGCTATTTCTTTGGCGGGCGTCAGCTGCTGAGGCTCTTTCTAGACAATCCCACCGGGACAGCCGTTCGGGCCGGGATCGAGTTTCTTCGTATGCTTGCGCCATTTTACTTTGTTGTGTCCGCAAAGCTTGTGGCCGACGGTATTCTGCGCGGGGCGGGAAAGATGAAGCCCTTTATGGCTGCAACATTTACTGATCTGGCCCTTCGGGTGGTGCTGGCCGCCGCCCTGTCCACCGTCTGGGGTACAGTGGGGATCTGGAGCGCGTGGCCGATCGGCTGGTCCGTTGCCGCCTTGATGTCGATGCTCTTTTACCGCTCAGGTCCGGGGCGTACCGCGGCTTATGAGAGTCTTCGCGAACCGTCGGCTCAGCCGGTTGGGCCGGCATCTTGA
- a CDS encoding LysR family transcriptional regulator: MPVNFEYYRIFYHVAKYKNLTQAAAALMSSQPNITRVINILERELGCRLFIRSNRGVRLTAEGEQLYSRVAAACEQLQLGEAELAQSMSLESGTVRIGASETALHGLLLGVLREFHEQYPNVRLKINNYSTPQALNALRSGQIDFAVVTTPTGAAEGMRQISLKPFQDSLIAGEKFAALSGRTLHLSELSQYPLIMLAQDTGTFAFYNRFYLDHGVVLEPDMEAATSDLILPMIRNNLGIGFLPREFATRALAEGEVFELKLYERIPQRSICLVLDTHRAIGAAGRRLQEMLSAARA; the protein is encoded by the coding sequence ATGCCGGTCAACTTTGAATACTACCGTATTTTTTACCATGTGGCAAAGTATAAGAATCTGACCCAGGCGGCTGCGGCGCTGATGAGCAGCCAGCCCAATATTACGCGCGTGATCAACATTCTCGAGAGGGAACTCGGCTGCCGGCTGTTCATCCGTTCCAACCGCGGAGTCCGTCTGACTGCGGAGGGGGAGCAGCTCTACAGCCGCGTTGCGGCAGCCTGCGAGCAGCTTCAGCTCGGCGAGGCCGAGCTGGCACAGAGTATGAGTCTGGAGAGCGGAACGGTACGCATCGGTGCGAGTGAGACCGCTCTGCACGGACTGCTGCTCGGCGTGCTGCGGGAGTTTCACGAGCAGTATCCCAACGTGAGATTGAAAATCAACAATTACTCAACCCCTCAGGCGCTCAATGCTCTGCGAAGCGGCCAGATTGACTTTGCAGTGGTCACAACGCCGACAGGGGCCGCAGAGGGTATGAGACAGATTTCCCTGAAGCCCTTTCAGGACAGCCTGATTGCGGGAGAGAAGTTTGCCGCTCTGTCGGGGAGAACGCTCCATCTGTCGGAGCTCTCGCAATACCCGTTGATCATGCTCGCGCAGGATACGGGCACCTTTGCCTTTTACAATCGGTTCTATCTGGACCACGGAGTGGTCCTGGAGCCGGATATGGAGGCGGCCACATCGGATTTGATTCTGCCGATGATCCGCAACAACCTCGGCATCGGATTTCTGCCGCGCGAGTTTGCAACACGCGCGCTGGCCGAGGGGGAGGTCTTTGAGCTTAAGCTCTATGAGCGGATCCCGCAGAGGTCGATCTGCCTGGTTCTCGACACCCACCGGGCAATTGGCGCCGCAGGCCGCCGCCTGCAGGAGATGTTGAGCGCCGCCCGCGCCTGA
- the metA gene encoding homoserine O-acetyltransferase MetA — MPVKIPNDLPAAATLAKENIFVMTENRAVTQDIRPLKIAILNLMPTKEVTETQLLRLIGNTPLQVSVTLLYTASHTPKHTTRQYLESFYRTFDDIGTEKFDGLIVTGAPVELKEFEQVEYWQELCRIMDWADRNVYSTIYLCWGAQAALYHYYGVNKYPLPKKMFGVFENRVLKPRNKLLRGFDDVFYAPQSRHTEVRAADIAKVRDLEILASSDEAGVYLVASRDGRRVFVTGHSEYDYDTLDREYRRDVKKGLPIEIPRNYYPGDDPSERPRVIWRAHSNALFLNWLNYCVYQETPYDLDAQDFTRSSR, encoded by the coding sequence ATGCCGGTCAAAATACCAAACGATCTGCCAGCCGCCGCAACACTCGCCAAAGAGAATATCTTCGTCATGACCGAGAACCGCGCCGTGACGCAGGACATCCGTCCGCTGAAGATCGCAATTTTGAATCTGATGCCCACCAAAGAGGTGACCGAGACCCAGCTTCTGCGTCTGATCGGAAACACGCCGCTTCAGGTGTCGGTCACGCTTCTCTACACCGCGAGCCACACCCCCAAACACACGACGCGCCAGTATCTTGAGAGCTTCTACCGCACCTTTGACGACATCGGCACGGAGAAGTTCGACGGTCTCATCGTCACCGGCGCGCCGGTCGAGCTCAAGGAGTTTGAGCAGGTTGAGTACTGGCAGGAGCTCTGCCGCATCATGGACTGGGCCGACCGTAATGTCTACAGCACCATCTATCTCTGCTGGGGCGCGCAGGCTGCCCTCTACCACTACTACGGCGTCAACAAGTACCCGCTGCCGAAGAAGATGTTCGGCGTGTTTGAAAACCGGGTTCTCAAGCCGCGAAACAAACTGCTGCGCGGCTTTGACGACGTGTTCTACGCCCCGCAGAGCCGCCATACCGAAGTGCGCGCCGCCGACATTGCCAAGGTGCGCGACCTCGAGATTCTGGCCTCGTCCGACGAGGCGGGGGTCTATCTCGTCGCCAGCCGCGACGGGCGCCGGGTCTTTGTCACCGGCCACAGCGAATACGACTACGACACGCTCGACCGCGAGTACAGGCGCGACGTCAAAAAGGGGCTTCCCATTGAGATCCCCCGCAACTACTACCCCGGCGACGACCCCTCCGAGCGCCCGCGCGTCATCTGGCGCGCGCACAGCAACGCCCTGTTTTTAAACTGGCTGAACTACTGCGTCTACCAGGAGACGCCCTACGACCTCGACGCGCAGGACTTCACCCGGTCTTCGCGCTGA
- a CDS encoding YceD family protein, with translation MLLDISRVLKTEGERLGFRYELDLSGCEAAIGEYPFTEPVEVSGSVENRASTVRLSMSIRGVCHTRCDRCLRELSEPLDLTYENYVVTQLNEEDNDTLLLIENNTVDLDDLTVTHIILNLPMKHLCREDCKGLCPTCGKDLNDGPCACDHRSIDPRLAVLKELLKEE, from the coding sequence ATGCTCTTAGATATTTCGAGAGTGCTCAAAACCGAGGGCGAACGGCTCGGTTTTCGCTATGAACTGGACCTGAGCGGCTGTGAGGCGGCCATTGGCGAATACCCGTTCACCGAGCCGGTTGAGGTTTCGGGCTCTGTCGAAAACAGAGCTTCCACCGTGCGGCTTTCGATGTCGATTCGCGGCGTCTGCCACACAAGGTGCGACCGGTGTCTGAGGGAACTCAGCGAGCCGCTCGATCTCACATATGAAAACTACGTTGTGACGCAGCTCAACGAGGAGGACAACGACACGCTTCTTCTCATTGAGAACAATACGGTCGATCTCGACGATCTCACGGTGACCCATATCATCCTGAATCTGCCGATGAAGCACCTCTGCCGCGAGGACTGCAAGGGCCTCTGCCCGACCTGCGGCAAAGATCTTAACGACGGCCCCTGCGCCTGTGACCACAGGTCGATTGACCCACGTCTTGCGGTCCTGAAAGAACTGTTAAAAGAAGAGTAA
- the rpmF gene encoding 50S ribosomal protein L32 produces the protein MAVPKRKVSKARRDKRRSSVWKLDAPTLVKCPQCHELTAPHKVCGTCGYYKGVQVIKKEA, from the coding sequence TTGGCAGTACCGAAGAGAAAAGTATCGAAGGCGCGCAGAGACAAGAGACGCTCGAGCGTCTGGAAATTGGATGCGCCGACCCTGGTGAAATGCCCGCAGTGCCATGAGCTGACCGCTCCGCACAAAGTCTGCGGAACCTGCGGATACTACAAGGGTGTCCAGGTCATCAAAAAAGAGGCTTAA